In the Desulfovibrio subterraneus genome, CTGATGTCGCGTTCGTGCCACAGGGCCATGTTTTCCATGGAGGCAAGGGCGTTGGTGCGCACCAGGCGGGAAAGGCCGGTCATGTTCTCTGCGGAAATGGGGTTCTTCTTGTGCGGCATGGCGGAAGACCCCTTCTGGCCCTTGCGGAAGCCTTCTTCCGCTTCAAGCACCTCGGTGCGCTGCAGGTGACGCAGCTCAACGCACAGGCGTTCGACACCACCGGCTGCAAGCGCAAGCGAGGTGAAGAAGTGGGCGTGGCGGTCGCGCTGGATAACCTGCGTGGAAATGGGGTCCACGGCAAGGCCGAGCAGTTCGCAGGTGATGATTTCCACTTCTGCGGGAATCATGGCCATGGTGCCCACGGCACCGGAAATCTTGCCTACGCGGATGCCGTCAAGCGCATGTTTGAAACGCTCGTAGTGGCGGGAGAATTCTGCGTAGAAACCGGCCATTTTCAGGCCGAAGCTGGTGGGTTCCGCGTGAATGCCGTGGGTGCGGCCCATGCACAGGCGGCCCTTGTGGGCGTAGGCAAGGGTCTTGAGCGATTCAAGCAGGCGTTCAAAGCCCATGCAGATCATTTCGCCCGCACGGGTGAGGAGCACGCCGTTGGCGGTGTCCACAATATCGGAAGAGGTGCAGCCAAGGTGGATGAAACGCGCAGCAGGACCGACTTTTTCTTC is a window encoding:
- the purB gene encoding adenylosuccinate lyase, which produces MIDRYTRPEMGQLWTLENKFRVWLEVEIAVCEAWHRLGEIDAESMKQIREKADFDVDRILEIEETTRHDVIAFLTAVEEKVGPAARFIHLGCTSSDIVDTANGVLLTRAGEMICMGFERLLESLKTLAYAHKGRLCMGRTHGIHAEPTSFGLKMAGFYAEFSRHYERFKHALDGIRVGKISGAVGTMAMIPAEVEIITCELLGLAVDPISTQVIQRDRHAHFFTSLALAAGGVERLCVELRHLQRTEVLEAEEGFRKGQKGSSAMPHKKNPISAENMTGLSRLVRTNALASMENMALWHERDISHSSVERVIMPDSTILMDYILHRLAGLIDNLRVIPENMDRNLMGSMGLFFSQRVLLGLVESGMGRQDAYVMVQRCAMQSWDTKQLFKDIVCADTEITSRLTAEKLEEIFDPSYYLRHEDLIFNRVFG